In a genomic window of Bradyrhizobium ontarionense:
- a CDS encoding Hpt domain-containing protein, which yields MTDLVQFDESVYQILVSELGEEDALEVLRTFLDDTSGKFARMATRFEDPLELRREAHSIKSSSATFGFSALSRLSRELEVGSATMAPAQMLELVNKMQQSFEQAVLFAETKLLKPAAA from the coding sequence ATGACCGACTTGGTGCAATTCGATGAATCCGTCTATCAGATCCTCGTCTCCGAACTCGGCGAGGAGGATGCGCTGGAAGTGCTGCGGACGTTCCTGGATGATACGTCCGGCAAGTTTGCCCGGATGGCGACCAGGTTCGAGGACCCGCTGGAACTGAGGCGCGAGGCGCATTCCATCAAGAGCTCGTCGGCGACGTTCGGCTTCTCGGCCCTGTCGCGGCTGTCCCGCGAACTCGAGGTCGGCTCGGCGACGATGGCTCCGGCGCAGATGCTGGAGCTGGTCAACAAGATGCAGCAATCGTTCGAGCAGGCGGTTCTGTTCGCAGAGACGAAGCTGCTGAAGCCTGCCGCCGCATGA